CCCGCCAGCTCGTCGAGCATGAGCTTGTTGTCGCGCGCGGCGGCCGCCAGGCGGGCGATCTCGCGCTCGAGATCGGCGAAGCTGCGGAGGTCCGCGTTCCGGACCACCGGGACCACCAGCCCGCGTCCGGTCTGCACCGCCACACCCATGTGGACGTGCCGCTGGTAGACGATGTCGGCGCCGCGGATCTGCGCGTTGATCTCGGGAATCTGCTCGAGCGCCAGCACGCAGGCGCGGGTGAAGAAGCTCATGAACGAGAGCCGCACTCCGTGCTTCTGCTCGAAGCTCTCCTTGAAGCGGGTACGCAGGTCCATGACCGCGCTCATGTCGACTTCGTTGAATGTCGTGAGGATCGCCGCGGTGTGCTGCGCCTGCACCAGCCGCTCGGCGATGCGCTGGCGAATCCGGCTCATGGGCACGGCGCGCTCGTCCTCTTCGTGGAGCCACGCGGAGACCTTGGGCGACACGGCCTCACCCGACGCGACCGCAGCGGCACGGGGCGCCTCGCGCGGAGCGGGACGCGCCGCTTCGCCAGTCGCGGGCGGCGCCGCGGGCTTGGAGGACGGCGCCTTGGCCGCGGGACGGGCGGTCGCGGTGCCGCGGGTCTCGAGATAGCGCTGCACGTCCTCCTTCAGCAGTCGTCCGCCCTTGCCGCTTGCCGGAATGGACGCGGGATCGACGCCGAACTCCTCGACCATGCGACGCACCGACGGGCTCAGCGCTTCCTCACCGTTGTGAGGGGGCGCGGGCGCCGCCTTCGCGGGGGGCGCAACCGGCGGCGACGGTGCGGCCGGTGCGGCGGGCGACGGCGGAGCCGGAGCCTCTGCGCTCGATGGCTCCGCCGCCCTGGCTTCGGAGGCCTTCGCCTCCGGCGCCTCGGTCGCCGCCGGCCCCGAAGCCGTGCCGGCCGACGCTCCAGCCGGGGCGTCTTCCAGGCGCGCGATCACCTCCCCGACCTCGACCTTGTCGCCGACCTTCTTCGCGTGGCGCAGAACGCCCTCGCGGTCGGCCGGGATCTCCACCGCGGCCTTGTCGGTCTCGAGCGTCGCGATCGGCTCGTCGGCCTTCACGTGCTCGCCGTCCTGCTTGAGCCATTGGACCAGGACGCCCTCGGAGATGGACTCGGCGAGCCGCGGGACCTTGATCTCGGTCGCCATCTAGCGCCTCCGGCTCGTGTCGCGGGCCACCCGGGTCGGCAGCGCGCCCACCTCGGCCAGCGCGCGGTCGAGCAGCTCCTTCTCCTCTTCGGCGTGGAGCGCGTAGAAGCCGGTGGCCGGCGTGGGCGATGCCTTGCGCGCGACCAGCGAGAGCGTGGCGCCGTTCGGCAGCACGCCTTCGAGACGGTGCCGGATTCCGCGCCAGGCGCCCATGTTGGCGGGCTCTTCCTGCACCCATCGCACGTCACGGGCGTTGGGATAGCGGCCGAGGATCTCGATGAGCTCGGCGCGCGGGAAGGGATAGAGCTGCTCGATCCGCACCAGCGCCGCATCGTCCACGGAGCGCTCGGCGCGCGCCTCGAACAGCGTGTAGAAGAACTTGCCCGAGCACAGCAGCACACGCCGGGCGCTGCGCGGATCGGGGAGCCCGTCATCCAGGACCGTGTGGAACGCGCCGTCTACGAAGTCCGCGACCGCCGAGACCGCGCGCTTGTGGCGCAGCAGGCTCTTGGGGCTCATCACCACCAGAGGCTTCCTGAAGTTGCGCAGCACCTGGCGGCGCAGCGCGTGGAAGAGCTGCGCGGGCGTGGTGAGGTTCACGACCTGCATGTTGCCGTTCGCGCACAGCTCCAGGAAGCGCTCGAGCCGCGCGCTCGAATGCTCCGGTCCCTGGCCTTCGTAGCCGTGCGGGAGCAGCAGCACGATGCCCGACATGCGCCGCCACTTGGACTCGGCGCTGGCGACGAATTGGTCGATGTACACCTGGGCGACGTTGGCGAAGTCGCCGAACTGAGCCTCCCAGATCACCAGGGTGTGCGGATCGGCGGCGCTGTAGCCGTATTCGAATCCAAGACAAGCGGCTTCGTTGAGCGGCGTGTCGAAGATCGCGAAGCGACCCTGCTCGGGCGCCAGGTGCTGGAGCGGGATGTAGCGATGGCCGTCGCGATGGTCGCGCAGGATGGCGTGGCGATGGCTGAAGGTGCCGCGTCCCGTGTCCTGCCCCGAGATCCGGACATGGCGTCCCTCCAGCACCAGGCTGCCGAGGGCGAGCGCTTCTCCGAGTCCCCAGTCGATGCGATCCGCGCGCAGCATCTCCTGGCGCTCCGCGTTCAGGCGCGCGTTCTTCGAATGAGGCTCGAAATCCTTCGGCATGGCGTTCAGGCCGGCGACGATCCGCTCCAGCGTCTGGCGCGGCGCTGCCGTCACGGCGCTCCAGTCCTCACCCGCCCAGTCGAGCCCTTTCCAAAGCCCTCCGAGGCGCTCGCGCGGCGTGGCCGGCGGGGCGTTGCGCACACGCTGATGGGCCTCCTGGAGACTCTTCTCGATCTCCCGCTCCATCGCCTTCAGAGAAGACTCGTCGATCACCCCGCTCTCGATCAGCCGCCTCGCGTAAGCGCGCGAGGCGGGGGTGTGCGCGGCGATCTTCTGGTACATGGCCGGCTGGGTGAAGGTCGGATCGTCGAGCTCGTTGTGGCCGTACTTCCGGTAGCAGATCATGTCCACCAGAACGTCACGCTTGAAGCGGGCGCGATATTCGACCGCGAGCGCGATGGCGTGGACCGCCGCCTCGGGATCGTCACCGTTCACGTGCAGCACCGGCGCCTCGATGACCCGCGCGATATCGGTGCAGTAACGGGTCACTCGCGCGTGCCAAGGCGTGGTGGTGAACCCGATCTGGTTGTTGATCACGATGTGGATGGTGCCGCCCGTGTCGTAGGGGCCGAGCTGCGACATCGTGAGCGTCTCGGGCACGATCCCCTCGCCCGCCATGCTCGCGTCGCCGTGGATCAGCACCGGAACGCCGCGCTCGCGCGCGGTGTCTTTCATGGCGTCCTGGCGCGCCCGGATCGCTCCGAGCAGAACTGGATTCACGAACTCCAGGTGGCTCGGGTTGTAATGGAGGTCGAGCAGCAGCGGTCGTCCACCGCGGGTCGCCACCTGCCCCGAGAAGCCGAGGTGGTACTTCACGTCGCCATGGCCCATGACATCGACCGGCGCGAAGTCGGACTCGAACTCGCTGAAGATGCGCTCGAGCGGCTTGCCGACGATGTGCGCCAGCACGTTGAGCCGGCCGCGATGCGCCATGCCGAGCGCCAGGTACTCCACGCCCATGCTGGAGGCGGTCTCGACCAGCATGTCGAGCATCGGGATCAGCGTCGCTCCACCTTCCAGCGAGAAGCGCTTCTGGCCGACATACTTCACGTGCAGGAACTGCTCGAAGGCGTCGGCCGCGAGCATCGAGCGCAGGATGCGTTGACGGTCGTCCGCGCCGAGCGCCGGATGATTGCGCGTGGGCTCCATGCGCGCCTGCAGCCACTCGCGCCGCTCCTTGTCGGGGATGTCGACGTACTCGACGCCCAGCGTGCCGCAGTAGGTTTCGCGCAGCGCTTTGATCAGGTCGCGCAGGGTGCCCTGTGAGAGTCCCAGGAAGGGCCGCGGATCGACCGGCTGATCGAGGTGCTGCTCGTCCAGCCCGAACTGCGCGAGGTCGAGCAACGGATGGTCGGTGAGGTCGCCCCCCAGCGGGTTGAGCTGAGCGATCAGGTGACCGAACTCGCGGTAGGTGTGGACCAGGCCATAGACCCCGCTCGGCCCGGCCTCGATTCCGGGACGCCGCGAAGGGTCTTCGGCCAGGTCGAACCCGGCGAAGAAGAGCGCCCACTCCTCGGGCACCGATTCGGGGTTCAGCCGGTAGCGCCGGTATTGCTCCTCGATGTAGCCGGCGTTCGCGCGCTGGATGAAGTCGAGACGGTTGTACAAGGCAGCTCCGTGACTTCGCGGTTCGAAGGGATCTTCGGGGGGCCGCTCTATCTCATGGGCGACAAGGGATTATCGGCTTAGGTCGAGGCAGGTTAGCACGAAATCCGAAGGCCCGTGCGAGGGCGCGGTGAAGCGGTTCAGCCGCTCGAGCCGGGCGACGGAACGGCCTCGCGCAGCGCCTCATCGGCCGCCTGGCCGAGCCGGCGCTCGATCTCGGCGGCGAAGGCGAGATGCTCGGGCTTCATGGCGCAGGCGCGCAGACAAGTCACCGTCTCGGCATCCCACTCCGGAATCGCCCCGCTCGGCTCGACCATGACGCGTGGGAAACCGGCGACCGCGAGGTGGAGATCGCGTCGCGCGGCGGCCTCGAACACCCGGCGAGCCGCGGCGGAGGAGAGGCTCGCCGTCGGAGCTCGCACCGCCCACACCAGGATGTCGAGCTCGGGCTCGAGCAGCGGCACGAAGCGGGAGTCGGCCGACAGGAATCGATGAAGGTGGAGCGCTCCCTCCCGTCCGGCTTCGAGGCCGCGCGCGAACTCGCCTCCGGCCTCGAGCGGCAGCATGCGCAACGTGGTCCACAGGGCGACCGCGGCGGCCCCGGGCCGCGAGCACTCGAGCGAGATCTCGCCGAGGTGGAGATCCTCTGACGTGAAGTAGGTGTAGGGCGAGTCGTGACGATAGAAGCGTCCGACCGCGGGGTCGCGGTAGAGCACACACCCGCAGCCGTAGGGCTGGAGGCCATGCTTGTGCGGATCGACCACGATCGAGTCGGTCCGTGGGATCGCGTCGAACGCCGCGCGCGCCTCCGGGTCGAGATTCGATGCGAGCGTGAAGTAGCCGCCATACGCGGCGTCGACATGGACCCGGAAGTCATGACGCTCCCGGAGCTCGAGGATCGCGGGCAGCGGGTCGACGGTGCCGGCCGCGGTCGTGCCGAGCGTGGCCACCACCGTGCCCACCGTACCGCTCGCCAGCTCCCCTTCCAGTGCCTCGAGCTTCATGCGGCCATGAGCGTCGGCCGGGATCTCGCGGAACTCCGTCCCGAGAACCGCGGAGAGCCTTCGGTGCGTGTAGTGCGCCTGCGAAGACGCGGCGATGGTCTTGCCGGGCGAGAGCTCCCGCGCCACCCACAGCGCTTCGAAGTTGGCGATCGTCCCGCCGCCGCAGAGGTGACCGAGATGGGTCTCCCAGCCGAACATCCGGGCGATCGCAGCGACCGCTTCCTTCTCCATCGCGGAGCTGGCGCGTCCGCCGTCGAGCGCGTGGTTGTTGGGATTGATCCACATCGCCAGGGCGTACGCGAGCCGCGCCACGGGATGCGGCGGCTTGAGCATCTGCCCCACATAGAGCGGGTGATGGTAGGGGTAGTTGTCCTGCAGACGCTCGGCGGTCTCGATGAGTGCGCGCTTGGCGCGTTCGCGATCGAACGACGACTGCACCGCGGGAAGGGTTGCGAATCCACGCTCGAGCACTTCCAACGCCTGGTCGAGAAGCTCGAGATCCGTGCGATCGAACGCCATGCGCGGATCATGGGGTCCGGGCGACGGACAAGGCAAACGCGGTGACTGCCACCACCGCGCCCGGGGAGGAGCCCGAAGTAGAGGGCGCCCCCTCGGCGCGATGATGTCTGTGTTGCCTTACGGGGTCGGCATGGCCGCCGTCGGGGGATTCGTGTTCAGCTCGAGCACGCGAACCTGGACACGCCGGTTCTGCGCGCGGCCGTCGGTCGACGAGTTGTCGGCGACCGGGCTCTCTTCGCCGAACGAGACCATGGCGATACGCGACATGGGTACGTTGTGGTGCGCCATCATGTAGCGAACGACTTCTTCGGCGCGCTCACGGCCGAGCTTGTAGTTGTAGCGATCGGTGCCCTTCGCGTCCGCATATCCACGCACTTCGAGCGCGTAGCGCGGATGAGATGCCAGCACGCTGCCGATCTGATCGAGCGTGCTCCCGGCCGCACTGCCGAGCTTGTAATCGTCGAACTCGAACTGGACCTGATGGGTGGCGACCTCCGTGTACTGGCCGGCGGCGAGGCGTTCCGCCAGCGCATTGGCCTGATCCGCACGAGTGCCGACCTGATCCACCCTGCCGCTCACTTCGCCTGTCTTCGTGTCCGTATAGGCTTTGGACTCGGCAACCTGCTGCCTGACGAAGCCCTTGGTCGCGCATCCTGTCAGTCCGACGCCCACCAGAGCGAGAGCGAGCACGGATCCAGCGACGGAATCCATTCTTCTTGCCATTGCGTTGTCCTCCCGGCGGCACGCGTGCCGCGTCCATGAGCCGTTGGCCAGTTGATCGGGACCAGACTTCACGCGATCGCTTCCCTGCGAGGCCTGGTCAAAGAGGAAGATCTGATGAGGCCACGCTGGGTCCCTAGCCCGTCAGGAAAGCGTCAAGTATTTTGCACGCAATGGCAGTGCCACGCGATCCATCACACCATTCACGCTCGCGCAGGAGCTTGCGGCAGCGAGTCTCGGCGATGGACGAAGTCAATTGTAGAAAGATCGACTCCCGATTCAATGAACCGAGAATTTTTCTCAGCCAACAAACCGCGACGCCGGCAGGCATGTCGCCCACCGGCGTCTGACGGACCTGGCGAATCGATCTACTTCATGCAGGCGATGACCACCGTGCCGCCCTCGGGCGCGTCCGCGCGCACTTCGGCCGTCGCCTGAACCCGGGCTGGATCGCCGATCAGGTGCGGGCTCATCTGCTTCACCACGGTCGCGGCCAGCGCGTTCGCTTCGTCGAAGCTGCGCGCGCTCGCCGTCACCCGCACCGGCTTGTTCGGATTGGGGGCCTGGTTGATCCACGTCGCCGCTTCGATCAACAGCGGCGTGGCGCCCGCGTCCGTCGCCGGCCGGCGCGGATCCATCGCCGGCAGCTCGCGGCCCGCGAACGTCAGCATCGGGCCCTCGGGCGTGGTGAGCCGGTACGCGCTCACCTTGAAGCCCTGACCCACGAAGTTGCGCTTGTTGCCCGCCCGATCATGAGCCTCGAGCACGTAGCTGTAGGTGAGGCCGGGCACCACCGGGGCACCGCCCTGCGACCGTCCATCCCAGACGATCTCTCGTGGCGGCTCCCCTCTGCCCTGGTAGTTTGCCACGGCCTCACCTCGAGCATTGACGACCGTCAGCTTCCAGCGCTCCACGCCCTTGAGCTCGGGACGGAAGCGCGCGACCGCACCCGAAGCGAATCCAGACAGCCACGGGTGCGCGATCCACGGTGAAGGCTGATGCGACGAGCTCGCGACCATCGGCGCCTTCAGATCCGGCACCGTGCGGTCCAGCACGTCGCGAGCGCTGCCCCACTCGAGTCCAGGAGCCTTCCAAGGATCGAGGTCCACCGTCAGCGGCGGTCGCTCGATGTCGAAGCGAATTCGGTCCTCGCCCTCCACCGTCAGGCTCTTGAACACCGTGCCTTCCGCGCTGCCCTTGAGCGTGTAGCTGCTGTCCTGCTGCCCGGACGAGGTCGAGGTCTGCGGCGCCGGCGCGGCGCCGGATGCCTTGAGCGCAGCGTCGGCCGTGCTGGTCGGCGCAGGCGCGGCCTTCTTCGAAGCGCGCGGCGCCGAAGTTCGCGGCTTGGCGGTCTGCGTCGTCGGCGTCGTCTTGCCCGGCGCGGGCGTCTGGGCCCCGGCCGCCACGGCCAACCCCGCGCAGAACACGGCGCACGAGGTCACCATCACGATTCGCTTCATGTCAGCCTGCCTCCCTGATCCGGAAATGGAACGTGATGGTGCCCCACTGCTCGCCGGTCCGGCCGCCGGTCAGCGGCTGGAACTTCCACGCCTTGAGCGCGGCGCGCGCGTTCTCGTCGAACTCATCGAAGCCCGCGGTCTTCTGCACCAGGACGTTCTCCTTCACCGAGCCGTCCGGCCGC
Above is a genomic segment from Candidatus Eisenbacteria bacterium containing:
- a CDS encoding 2-oxo acid dehydrogenase subunit E2; this translates as MATEIKVPRLAESISEGVLVQWLKQDGEHVKADEPIATLETDKAAVEIPADREGVLRHAKKVGDKVEVGEVIARLEDAPAGASAGTASGPAATEAPEAKASEARAAEPSSAEAPAPPSPAAPAAPSPPVAPPAKAAPAPPHNGEEALSPSVRRMVEEFGVDPASIPASGKGGRLLKEDVQRYLETRGTATARPAAKAPSSKPAAPPATGEAARPAPREAPRAAAVASGEAVSPKVSAWLHEEDERAVPMSRIRQRIAERLVQAQHTAAILTTFNEVDMSAVMDLRTRFKESFEQKHGVRLSFMSFFTRACVLALEQIPEINAQIRGADIVYQRHVHMGVAVQTGRGLVVPVVRNADLRSFADLEREIARLAAAARDNKLMLDELAG
- a CDS encoding 2-oxoglutarate dehydrogenase E1 component; translation: MYNRLDFIQRANAGYIEEQYRRYRLNPESVPEEWALFFAGFDLAEDPSRRPGIEAGPSGVYGLVHTYREFGHLIAQLNPLGGDLTDHPLLDLAQFGLDEQHLDQPVDPRPFLGLSQGTLRDLIKALRETYCGTLGVEYVDIPDKERREWLQARMEPTRNHPALGADDRQRILRSMLAADAFEQFLHVKYVGQKRFSLEGGATLIPMLDMLVETASSMGVEYLALGMAHRGRLNVLAHIVGKPLERIFSEFESDFAPVDVMGHGDVKYHLGFSGQVATRGGRPLLLDLHYNPSHLEFVNPVLLGAIRARQDAMKDTARERGVPVLIHGDASMAGEGIVPETLTMSQLGPYDTGGTIHIVINNQIGFTTTPWHARVTRYCTDIARVIEAPVLHVNGDDPEAAVHAIALAVEYRARFKRDVLVDMICYRKYGHNELDDPTFTQPAMYQKIAAHTPASRAYARRLIESGVIDESSLKAMEREIEKSLQEAHQRVRNAPPATPRERLGGLWKGLDWAGEDWSAVTAAPRQTLERIVAGLNAMPKDFEPHSKNARLNAERQEMLRADRIDWGLGEALALGSLVLEGRHVRISGQDTGRGTFSHRHAILRDHRDGHRYIPLQHLAPEQGRFAIFDTPLNEAACLGFEYGYSAADPHTLVIWEAQFGDFANVAQVYIDQFVASAESKWRRMSGIVLLLPHGYEGQGPEHSSARLERFLELCANGNMQVVNLTTPAQLFHALRRQVLRNFRKPLVVMSPKSLLRHKRAVSAVADFVDGAFHTVLDDGLPDPRSARRVLLCSGKFFYTLFEARAERSVDDAALVRIEQLYPFPRAELIEILGRYPNARDVRWVQEEPANMGAWRGIRHRLEGVLPNGATLSLVARKASPTPATGFYALHAEEEKELLDRALAEVGALPTRVARDTSRRR
- a CDS encoding aminotransferase class V-fold PLP-dependent enzyme; protein product: MAFDRTDLELLDQALEVLERGFATLPAVQSSFDRERAKRALIETAERLQDNYPYHHPLYVGQMLKPPHPVARLAYALAMWINPNNHALDGGRASSAMEKEAVAAIARMFGWETHLGHLCGGGTIANFEALWVARELSPGKTIAASSQAHYTHRRLSAVLGTEFREIPADAHGRMKLEALEGELASGTVGTVVATLGTTAAGTVDPLPAILELRERHDFRVHVDAAYGGYFTLASNLDPEARAAFDAIPRTDSIVVDPHKHGLQPYGCGCVLYRDPAVGRFYRHDSPYTYFTSEDLHLGEISLECSRPGAAAVALWTTLRMLPLEAGGEFARGLEAGREGALHLHRFLSADSRFVPLLEPELDILVWAVRAPTASLSSAAARRVFEAAARRDLHLAVAGFPRVMVEPSGAIPEWDAETVTCLRACAMKPEHLAFAAEIERRLGQAADEALREAVPSPGSSG
- a CDS encoding OmpA family protein; protein product: MARRMDSVAGSVLALALVGVGLTGCATKGFVRQQVAESKAYTDTKTGEVSGRVDQVGTRADQANALAERLAAGQYTEVATHQVQFEFDDYKLGSAAGSTLDQIGSVLASHPRYALEVRGYADAKGTDRYNYKLGRERAEEVVRYMMAHHNVPMSRIAMVSFGEESPVADNSSTDGRAQNRRVQVRVLELNTNPPTAAMPTP